A single Sphingopyxis chilensis DNA region contains:
- a CDS encoding phosphoribosyltransferase, producing the protein MSDDKIFISANDLLADSLRLGMQVVASDFKPTHLVGIWRGGAPVGIAVQELLDYHGHHCDHIAIRTSSYKGIDRQDPQVKVFALGYLIDTLNPEDRLLIIDDVFDSGRSIRAFIAELKARCRHNMPRDIRIATVWFKPGRNVTDLRPDFFVHETDRWLIFPHEIDGLTVEEIRRHKPEAAIILGLEEEVPRA; encoded by the coding sequence ATGAGCGACGACAAAATCTTCATCAGCGCGAACGATCTGCTCGCCGACTCGCTGCGCCTCGGCATGCAGGTGGTGGCCAGCGACTTCAAACCGACGCACCTCGTCGGCATCTGGCGCGGCGGGGCGCCGGTCGGGATCGCGGTGCAGGAACTGCTCGACTATCACGGCCACCACTGCGACCATATCGCGATCCGCACCTCCTCCTATAAAGGCATCGACAGACAGGACCCGCAGGTAAAAGTCTTTGCCCTCGGCTATCTGATCGACACGCTGAATCCCGAGGACCGGCTGCTCATCATCGACGATGTCTTCGACAGCGGCCGCAGCATCCGCGCCTTCATAGCGGAACTCAAGGCGCGCTGCCGCCACAATATGCCGCGCGACATCCGCATCGCGACGGTGTGGTTCAAACCGGGGCGCAACGTTACCGACCTCCGCCCCGATTTCTTCGTCCACGAAACCGACCGGTGGCTGATCTTCCCGCACGAGATCGACGGGCTGACGGTCGAGGAAATCCGCCGCC
- a CDS encoding M20/M25/M40 family metallo-hydrolase, with protein MQKRFAAALLLAAVAAPVSAQSGIDAANLTETVRTLASDQFQGRAPGTVGEERTVGYLIGRLEAMGLEPAGVDGGWTQPVPLLHTRLGTPETLAFDRKGAATPLTFGTDIYVSTLQPKERAVVANASMVFVGYGVSAPERGWDDFKGQDLKGKVAVFLINDPDFVAAKGEDPFGKFGGRTMTYYGRWTYKFEEAARRGAVAALIVHDSEGVGYGWNVVKSGGGENYGLVVPPEKVTSLALQGWISGETATRLFADAGQDLEKLRVTARRKDFKPIDLGATFDAAIPVTQEVVQSQNVLAKISGTKRPDEVVVYGAHWDAYGEGPPDEQGRIYRAGANDDALGVAGLFEIARNFKAAPPPDRTIAFAFWTAEERGLLGSEAYAEKPIFPLEKTVANLGLDILQTAGRARDVVLVGKGQGTLEDDLARVAATQGRTVSIESLPERGLFYRADHFSLAKRGVPVLLMMGIAGASDLVDGGKEAGQKWVDAYTGKCYHQACDAWGADWNLDGAVQDIDVFYRIGDELARSARWPEWKAGSEFKAIRDRSAASRK; from the coding sequence ATGCAAAAACGCTTCGCCGCCGCCCTTCTCCTCGCCGCCGTCGCCGCGCCCGTCTCGGCTCAATCGGGCATCGACGCCGCCAACCTGACCGAAACCGTGCGCACCCTCGCCTCGGACCAGTTCCAGGGCCGCGCGCCCGGTACGGTCGGCGAGGAACGCACGGTCGGTTATCTGATCGGCCGGCTGGAGGCGATGGGGCTCGAACCCGCAGGGGTCGACGGCGGCTGGACTCAGCCCGTGCCCTTGCTCCACACCCGCCTCGGCACGCCCGAAACGCTCGCCTTCGACCGCAAGGGCGCTGCGACGCCGCTGACCTTCGGCACCGACATCTATGTCTCGACGCTCCAGCCGAAGGAGCGCGCGGTGGTCGCGAACGCGTCGATGGTCTTCGTCGGTTACGGCGTCAGCGCGCCCGAGCGCGGCTGGGACGATTTCAAGGGACAGGATTTGAAGGGCAAGGTCGCGGTGTTCCTGATCAACGACCCCGATTTCGTCGCGGCAAAGGGTGAGGACCCGTTCGGCAAGTTCGGCGGCCGGACGATGACCTATTACGGCCGCTGGACCTACAAGTTCGAGGAGGCCGCCCGCCGCGGCGCGGTCGCGGCGCTGATCGTCCACGACAGCGAGGGCGTCGGCTATGGCTGGAACGTCGTCAAAAGCGGCGGCGGCGAAAATTACGGCCTTGTCGTCCCGCCCGAAAAGGTGACGAGCCTCGCGCTTCAGGGTTGGATCTCGGGCGAGACCGCGACAAGATTATTCGCCGATGCCGGGCAGGATCTGGAGAAATTGCGCGTCACAGCGCGCCGCAAGGATTTCAAGCCCATCGACCTCGGCGCGACTTTCGACGCCGCGATCCCCGTGACGCAGGAGGTGGTGCAGAGCCAGAATGTGCTGGCGAAGATTTCCGGCACGAAACGCCCCGACGAAGTCGTCGTCTATGGCGCGCACTGGGACGCATACGGAGAGGGTCCGCCCGACGAGCAGGGCCGCATCTATCGCGCGGGCGCGAACGACGACGCGCTCGGCGTCGCGGGACTGTTCGAGATCGCCCGTAATTTCAAGGCCGCGCCGCCGCCCGACCGCACGATCGCCTTCGCCTTCTGGACCGCCGAAGAGCGCGGCCTGCTGGGGTCCGAAGCCTATGCCGAAAAGCCCATCTTCCCGCTCGAAAAGACCGTCGCCAACCTCGGTCTCGACATCCTCCAGACCGCCGGCCGCGCCAGGGACGTCGTCCTCGTCGGCAAGGGGCAGGGCACGCTCGAAGACGATCTCGCGCGCGTCGCAGCCACGCAGGGCCGCACGGTCAGCATCGAGAGTCTGCCCGAACGCGGGCTCTTCTATCGCGCCGACCATTTCAGCCTTGCCAAGCGCGGCGTTCCCGTCCTCCTGATGATGGGCATCGCCGGCGCGTCGGACCTTGTCGACGGCGGCAAGGAGGCCGGCCAGAAGTGGGTCGATGCCTATACGGGCAAATGCTATCATCAGGCATGCGACGCTTGGGGGGCGGACTGGAACCTCGATGGCGCGGTTCAGGACATCGATGTTTTCTACCGGATCGGCGATGAGTTGGCGCGCTCGGCGCGCTGGCCCGAGTGGAAAGCGGGCAGCGAGTTCAAGGCCATTCGCGACCGGAGCGCCGCATCGCGGAAATAG
- a CDS encoding 2OG-Fe(II) oxygenase, producing the protein MPPPCADDAADPMIALDREGWAVLPGLLDAAACDGLAALYDAPAGFRSHVHMARHGFGRGEYRYFAYPLPPLVAALRGMLYARLAPIANRWHERMGMAARFPADHAEFLARCHDAGQRRPTPLLLRYGADDYNCLHQDLYGEHVFPLQVAVLLSAPEEDFTGGEFVLTEQRPRMQSRAAVVPLAKGDAVVFAVNARPVRGTRGDYRVMMRHGVSRLRSGRRHTLGVIFHDAA; encoded by the coding sequence ATGCCGCCGCCCTGTGCAGACGATGCCGCCGACCCGATGATCGCGCTCGACCGCGAAGGTTGGGCCGTTCTGCCGGGGCTGCTCGATGCGGCGGCGTGCGACGGCCTCGCCGCGCTTTATGACGCGCCGGCGGGTTTCCGCAGCCATGTCCATATGGCGCGGCACGGTTTCGGGCGCGGTGAGTATCGCTATTTCGCCTATCCGCTGCCGCCGCTGGTCGCGGCGCTGCGCGGGATGCTCTATGCGCGGCTCGCGCCGATCGCGAACCGCTGGCACGAGCGGATGGGGATGGCGGCGCGCTTTCCGGCGGACCACGCCGAATTCCTCGCGCGGTGCCATGATGCGGGGCAAAGGCGGCCGACGCCCCTGCTGCTGCGATATGGCGCGGACGACTATAATTGCCTGCACCAGGATTTATATGGCGAGCATGTCTTTCCGCTGCAGGTCGCGGTGCTGCTGTCGGCGCCGGAAGAGGATTTCACCGGCGGCGAGTTCGTGCTGACCGAACAAAGGCCGCGGATGCAATCGAGGGCGGCGGTCGTGCCGCTCGCGAAGGGCGACGCGGTGGTCTTCGCGGTGAACGCGCGACCCGTGCGGGGCACGCGCGGCGACTATCGCGTGATGATGCGCCACGGGGTGAGCCGCCTCCGGTCGGGGCGGCGGCACACGCTGGGGGTGATCTTCCACGACGCGGCGTGA